The Kitasatospora sp. NBC_00374 genome has a segment encoding these proteins:
- a CDS encoding sensor histidine kinase, protein MEVLWGHPVIARLVVAGQRLRRLDRERPWLLDTAVVLAVFVLFCLPDLVHGGGGPRGLRFRITRLPDAGTLAFQAALVVPLWWRRRAPSEAFGVIAAVFVAQWIMLVWLRADVALLIALYSLALHGRLRHLPWACAVAALALGLVALRVSTVVTFGDALFFLGSTATASVALGLALRIRRAHVAALQERAVRLEIERDQRTALAAAAERARVAREMHDIIGHNLSVIIGLADGGAYAAGVNPDRGREALRLIAGTGREALGEMRRMLGVLREDHAGPELRPQPGVADLNDLCERIRAAGPQVTYRTSGDLDSLDLGAQLAVYRIAQEALTNALKHAGSRTRAQLRITMDGPLVGIRVQDTGPPDGGPGTVRAADPAGHGLAGMRERAALYGGTVTAGPAPGGGWTVEALLTLTPPADLGGPTP, encoded by the coding sequence ATGGAGGTGCTCTGGGGACATCCGGTGATCGCCCGGCTGGTGGTCGCCGGCCAGCGGCTGCGCCGGCTCGACCGGGAGCGTCCGTGGCTGCTGGACACCGCCGTGGTGCTCGCGGTCTTCGTGCTGTTCTGCCTGCCGGACCTGGTGCACGGCGGCGGCGGCCCGCGCGGCCTGCGGTTCAGGATCACGCGGCTGCCGGACGCCGGCACGCTGGCGTTCCAGGCCGCGCTCGTGGTGCCGCTGTGGTGGCGCCGCAGAGCGCCGTCCGAGGCCTTCGGGGTGATCGCCGCGGTCTTCGTGGCGCAGTGGATCATGCTGGTGTGGCTGCGCGCCGACGTCGCGCTGCTGATCGCGCTCTACAGCCTCGCGCTGCACGGCCGGCTGCGGCACCTGCCCTGGGCCTGCGCGGTTGCGGCGCTCGCGCTCGGCCTGGTCGCGCTGCGGGTCTCGACCGTGGTGACCTTCGGGGACGCGCTGTTCTTCCTGGGCAGCACCGCGACCGCCTCGGTGGCCCTCGGGCTCGCGCTGCGGATCCGCCGGGCCCACGTCGCGGCCCTGCAGGAGCGGGCGGTGCGCCTGGAGATCGAACGCGACCAGCGCACCGCGCTGGCCGCCGCCGCCGAACGGGCCCGGGTGGCCCGCGAGATGCACGACATCATCGGGCACAACCTGTCCGTCATCATCGGCCTCGCCGACGGCGGCGCGTACGCGGCCGGGGTCAACCCCGACCGTGGCCGGGAGGCGCTGCGGCTCATCGCGGGCACCGGCCGGGAGGCGCTCGGTGAGATGCGCCGGATGCTCGGCGTCCTGCGCGAGGACCACGCCGGCCCCGAGCTCAGACCGCAGCCGGGCGTCGCCGACCTGAACGACCTGTGCGAACGCATCCGGGCCGCCGGGCCGCAGGTCACCTACCGCACCAGCGGCGACCTCGACAGCCTGGACCTGGGTGCCCAGCTCGCGGTCTACCGGATCGCGCAGGAGGCGCTGACCAACGCCCTCAAGCACGCGGGCAGCCGGACCAGGGCCCAGCTCCGGATCACGATGGACGGCCCGCTGGTCGGCATCCGCGTCCAGGACACCGGCCCGCCCGACGGCGGTCCCGGCACCGTCCGCGCGGCCGATCCCGCCGGGCACGGCCTGGCCGGGATGCGGGAACGCGCCGCCCTGTACGGCGGAACCGTCACCGCCGGCCCCGCGCCGGGCGGTGGCTGGACCGTCGAAGCCCTGCTCACCCTGACCCCGCCCGCCGACCTCGGAGGCCCCACCCCGTGA
- a CDS encoding response regulator, translated as MTTVLIVDDQPLQRFGFRMLLESSPETEVVGEAAHGADAVRRAAELRPDVVLMDVRMPGMDGIEATRRIVAAGGRCRILVLTTFDMDEYAHAALRAGASGFLLKDALPEELLAGIRAVASGDAVIAPGLTRRLLDAYAHHLPVLAPGQQPADDPRLRALTEREREILVAIAQGWTNGEIAQRLVLAESTVKTHVGRVLAKIGARDRVQAVIFAYDLGLTRAAGPG; from the coding sequence GTGACCACCGTGCTCATCGTCGACGACCAGCCCCTTCAGCGGTTCGGCTTCCGGATGCTGCTGGAGAGCTCGCCCGAGACCGAGGTGGTCGGCGAGGCCGCGCACGGCGCCGACGCGGTGCGCCGGGCCGCCGAACTGCGCCCCGACGTGGTCCTCATGGACGTCCGGATGCCGGGGATGGACGGGATCGAGGCCACCCGGCGGATCGTCGCCGCGGGCGGCCGCTGCCGTATCCTGGTCCTGACGACCTTCGACATGGACGAGTACGCGCACGCCGCTCTGCGTGCCGGAGCCAGTGGGTTCCTGTTGAAGGACGCACTCCCGGAGGAGCTGCTGGCCGGCATCCGGGCGGTCGCCTCCGGCGACGCCGTGATCGCCCCCGGCCTGACCCGCAGGCTGCTGGACGCGTACGCGCACCACCTGCCGGTCCTCGCCCCGGGACAGCAGCCCGCCGACGACCCGCGGCTGCGGGCCCTCACCGAGCGGGAGCGCGAGATCCTCGTCGCCATCGCCCAGGGCTGGACCAACGGCGAGATCGCGCAGCGGCTGGTACTCGCCGAGTCCACCGTGAAGACCCATGTCGGACGGGTGCTGGCGAAGATCGGCGCCCGGGACCGGGTGCAGGCCGTGATCTTCGCCTACGACCTGGGGCTCACCCGAGCCGCCGGTCCGGGCTGA